actaaaactaaaactgaaacaaaactgatttaAGCTCCATTTCTGTAATTCCATAGttcatttttaattacatttttgtgttgTTAAAACCAGTATTTGTTTCCTTTTAACAAACTTCTTTATTCACTGTTTTCATTTTAGTCCTGGTCCTCATTAGGTCTAATAATCTTGAGTGGTGGTGAAAGTAAACTGAATGTAAAATTGTACTTGTGGCTGGTAGAAACTACTGCTGACTCATGTCTGTGTGAGTTCTGCTGCGTTTTCTGGAGTCTGAGCCTGAATGTTTGCATAAAGACTCTTACACTTAGCTGCAAACCTAGGAACTGAAACCAGTACTTTGGACATCCCCCATCTTTAGTAGAAACTGAGATACCAGCCGCAAAACAAATCGTGACATGGCGGTTGATGTAGAAAACCAATTGTCAATTAGGTCTGTACCTCGACTGTTTCATTTCACCAGTTTTCTTCTTACTGTGGAGGctttgcaacagttttttttaagagttgaccCCTTTCTGCTTTGGGCAAACACATAGCAGTGCCATCCTCTCATGTTATCACACACTGTAATATCCTtatatatattctttttattctcattttcataTTTCAGTCTGTACTTGCAACCTGTTCCTCAACCTGATCTCCTCGCTGGCCCGGTTTTGTGTGGATCCCTCTGGTGGAGTTGGTCTGGGCCTCGCTATCCTCTGGGCTCTCCTCTTCACCCCCTGCTCCTTTGTCTGTTGGTACCGACCTGTATACAAAGCCTTCAGGTGCATATAACCTTGTTAAAGATGTATTGAAACTAAAACTTTCCAGTTTAATTTCTGCGGGTTAGATCCCCTTCTCTGTgttgtctgctggttggccgggccttgggaTCCTCTTTGTTGGCCCCTGGTCCTTGGAAGGGGTGACGTTGCAGTTCCATGGCTGTGTTCATCACTAAGtgcacctcagtctctttgccttaTTCTCTTTGCTTTACTCTAATGCAGTCAGTCTGTCACAGGAGATTAATGTGAATAACTGCTGTTGGGTGGATTTGTTGCTCTTATTATATGGGTTgtatatgatattctgttcatgttttcttttcttatattcctcatttagtaggtcttatttattttattttattgtcatttttttagtttgttttttctgtctttctgcccagtttactctagttattgttaccattatattatcaccatggttgttattgttagtattgtcgttattttcttgtgagggtctttgccaccccccaccccccctgttTCTCCCCCCCCGTTCctccatgtcaggtctggcatcgaaatgtagttcaacaaaactcataataaagacgaAGAAGaacttaaaaagaaaataaaaagatgtaTTGAAGCTAAAACTTTCCAATTTAATTTCTTTTGCGTTACAGGGCACTTAATTCACTTAAACCAAGTACAGTTATATGACACATTCTCACTTACTATAAGTATTTAAGGTTATCAGTGATTATCTTTTGATATATATAAGTATGTACACATAGCCTCCAGAACACTCTAGTCTTGGCCTTTGGTTTAATAGGAGCTAAAATATGAGAGGCAAACATGGATTGAAATGATAATGGCTGTATAAGGAAGGGAAGTACAGACTGAGTGCATCTTTTTTTTATCCAAAGATAAGGATTTGGTTTGAATCATTTATGTGTGTCTTTAGTGTTAAAATGTAAACATACGACTTGAATTGTTGCTTCTTTTAGCATTGTATTCACATTATTGTATATCTCTTTTTCTCTAGGAGTGACAGCTCCTTCaacttcttcgtcttcttctttgtgttttttgcccAAGCGGTCGTCTTTGTGATCATGACCATCGGTATCCCTGGATGGGGTTTCAGGTATAAAAAATACAAGTCGTAAATTACAGCTAATGGAAATCGCagtaaaatatttaaatattttatatgttgcccagcagatgttttttttttttttttaacataaatgggtatatttattgttttgtttttaacttatatctcttaaatctgttttttttctgcctcAGTGGATGGATTGTGAGTCTGGCTGCTCTGAAGACCAGTGTCCCCGTTGGTGCCATTATGATGATAAATGCCATCCTCTTCACCGCTCAAACTGCCATGGGGATTTTCATGCTAAAGAAGGTGAAAACTGAATAAATTTGTTTACATTCAGCAAAATTCACAGGTAGTGGAATCCAACTGATATGGAGGAACGTATGTGGTTCAAAGTATGGGTTTTATAGATTTAACATCGTCCTTGCACAGAGGAGAAATGTCAAGGAAAGGGTGAAAAATGTGATTTAATACATGGCAGGGCTTTAAACAGCACTAAACTGTATGGGTCTCTTTCACTAATATGTGTGTAGAAACACCCTCGTGTAGTGTACAAATAAAGCGTTCATGAAAAATTACACTCAGGTCTGTGTCACATCTGCGCCAGCTCATTTTATTCTTAACTTTTCTCTATATAAGGAAATATATTTCGTCGTCGTGTCATGGACAAAGCCGTGAAGCCGTTTTAAGAGAAATGCATGACCCTGAAAGCATAAAGTGAAAGAATTTTACAAGGGAAGAAAATTAAAAGATGCTTTCCTGAGTTGGAAGCCAGAAAAGGCACAGTTTTGCAAAGCATTTTCTCAGATGTGACAATAGTAAAAAGAAAAGCTGCAGTGTTTAAGGTGTGAATGTTGGATCTCGTAAGATGGGCTGTGGCCCTGGAAATAAAGAAATGGTTTgtcagtaaaagaataacagagCAGTGGACTCATATTATAGTCCAGgtcaataaaaataatgaaaaccggGACTGTTACGTTTCACTATTAATATTACTTACACACACTCCCCTGCACACTATGATGGGGAAATGTCATATAGTTCAACACTTTAATTTAATGCGATATTTTAATTTAATAGAATATTTTGATTTAATTTAGTAGTTGATGAAGGTGAAAGGGCATCGTTTTCATGGTTTGTTATACATTTGAACATTGCATTATTAAATTAACTGTTTCTGTATTGTCtattataaactttttttttttttttgcatttaattaaAAGATAGACCTTTATTTGTGCAAATGCAAGATCTGGAGCATAGCACAAACAAATTCCCTATTATTAATGAGGTTGAATGCTCATATGCACTGCACTGTGTGTAAATGAGCCTGATTATCTCATTTAAAACTCCTTCAAGAAATTAAGGTCCACTAGGTTTAATATGAAAAGTGGAATACAAACTAAATGTCATTAACTTTACCATGTTACATGATGTAGTAGGTTGAGTTTCATAAGGCCAATAATTGAGACCAGTGGAGGGCAGGCTCATCAAGCTGTATTTGCATTTTCTATCTGGGCTTTGCAAATACTAATCAACAGTCACTACATAACAAGCGGTCCAAAGAATAGCCCCAATATCAAGTTGTGGGTATCTGTTTCAGCCTTACAATGTGCATAATATGATGATGAGTTGGTGTGTGTATCGGATGTCAGCGTCCTATGCTCTTACCCTCTCCAGGTCCACAATTTGTACAGGCAGACCGATGCCAGCTTTCAGAAGGCCCAGGCGGAGTTCGCCACCGGAGTCATGTCCAATCAGGCTGTGCGCCAGGCCGCTGCCAACGCCGCCTCCAGCGCTGCCTCCAACGCTGCCCAGGGGGCCTTCACCGCACCTCGATAGAGTGCAACGAAACGGGTTGGGAGGGCATGAAGTGTGGAGGAGGGGGCCCTTTCATCCCGATAAAGGATCAGATTGGTATTTATTTCCCCACTGGTGATTAGTATTTGCAGGTGTGAGCAAACTGAGTCTATATAATTACCCCAAATGAACTTCAGGTTATGTGCATGAGACagaggtgggggggggtctgttATATAGTATGCGAATGTGTACAGGACAAGTTAGCTAAATTGCCAAACGGAGTCAACGTACCCTAAGTGTTGATCCAAGGAGCAGGAAGAGAATGGTAGCAAAGATTTATATGGAAACCTTAAGATGTTTAAACTGGCTTTGAGAATCTAGCACATTTGAATGCagggaaaatgtttttttatatgGAAAAGTTGAGCTATGTGCCAAGTTGATCATACTGGGTCAGTATTAGCCTGGTTATTTCCTTTTGTAATGACTCACGTGGATGTGCAATGCTTTTGTGAGCAGGATGTTTAAGTATTTGGATGGAGACAATACTCACAGATGTAAACACAGACATGCCATTCTAACTTTTGATCCATAAAGTAAAGACTTAACTTTagctaagtgtttttttttcttgtttttttttttttttttttttttttttttttttttgccaactaACAATTGTTTTGTTAATATTCCAAATGAGAATGCCTATTATTATATTGTACCTTATTGCCAAATCTTCTCAGACTGTAAGTGCTAAAAATTCTGAACATGTTTCGGTTAATATCTATGTCACTGTTATGTTGGTGTTGCTTGTGGTTATCCTGAAAGGTCACTGTTTTggttttaataaaaatatattgtcATGCTCTCACAGTTTACTGCAGTCATAATTTTACTGAGCGGAAGCAACATTCATAGACTAATATATTACCACTTATACTGTACCTGCACTGTCTTTTACATTTCCTTTTTGGAGCATACACTAATCATCAATAAGCTTTTCATTCCACTTATATAATCAATAATGCATGTTTTGACTGAATCATATTTCTAATGTCAGTAATATACTTTTCATGCTGATTATGACATTAAGATTCTTTATCTTATCGTGTGAGCGATTATACTAATGTGCTCCATATGGTCAAAAATATGTGAACGTCTCCAACCACATGCTCGTGTTTGGTGTTGAGCAGTTCACAgcacaaacaggaaacagagaCAGTGAAGAGACGATAAGCCTTGTACAGCTGAAGTCAACAATGCTGTCAGTATGATTTCATTTACCTCTATGTTACACCTCATTTGTATTCATTTCTGATCTAAGCTACATATTCCTGTGTGCATTTTTCTATACAAAATTTTATCCCCTTTGTAAAGCATTTTCAATAACCTGTCTGTGTGAGaaggtgcaatataaataaacttgcacTCTATATCAATGTAATCATCATTTATCATATGGCGTTTTTACAGCCTATATCTGGTTGCTAGGTAACAGCCTGAGTCCAGTTTTCTTCCCAGCATCCCTTATATCCAGGCtctgaaaaaacaacatttttggaCCTTGAATGTTTCATTTTCTTTGGCGACACCCATCATACATCAAGGAAACTACATCTGGGATTTCATGACAACTTGTTGCTTTTTCAGatctgctttttattttttagaacaCAAATTATGGGGTATGATGAAGccaaatgtgaaaataaaactaTAGTGATTCATATGTGATTTCAGCTTATAAAATGTTAAACACTAGTGATAAAAGTGACTCTTAGGGAACTTGTTGGTTGCATTACAGATACTTAGATCAATGCTGTGCCATCTGTTTGGGTTCCCTGGACACCAAACCGTCTTGGACTGATCTGACCTGCTGCGTCTGAGACTTTTATGGGCTTACACGCCGACGTCAGAGGCTGCGCTTCACCGTGAAGATGGCGGAGGCAGCCGAAACACCACAACACCGGTTTTTCTGTCACTGCTGTAAATGTGAAACAAACCCCAAACTCCCGGTGAGTCACTTTGGATGGTGTGTGTTTTCATGCGTGCGCCGGATTGAACAGAATCAACGCGCACTTAGATAGAGGAACGACTTTATTGAAAGACTTTTGTTTATTAACGCGTAAAGTTGGAACTGTAACTGTGGTTTTTAACGGTTTACTGTGAAAAGAGCTTCAATCAGTGGACTCGTACATTTTAAACCAACCTGTTAGTTCTTGTTGCGCGCACAGCATGCACCAAGATCTTACATTAgaggctgagagagagagagtaaaatcTGGCTATTCACGTTGCCATATTTAGAAGCACCCCTGTCGGCGACTGTGTTCCCAGTTGTCTACTGTCAACTGCCTGTGAGAGACGTAAGATAAGACGGGCTGTTTGGCTATTTGAGTCACCACATGCAGCAGCACGCACAAGGCTGTTACATGACACAGACGCGCAATTAAGTCTGTTCCAAACGCCCATGTTGCACAATTTCTGTTACAGCcactctgattttttttattttttttttctaaatatttttttttaaactaaaagatTCTTTTTCTTGATTCGTCTCCCTTTGTGAGGAGCGCAACTGTGCAAACCTCTGCTGGAGCTCATTCGCTGCGCCTCTGACTTTTCATGGCACAATTACGCACAGATATTACAAAGAGAAACCCGTAGcgcacgtgtgtgtgtctgtaagagaggaagagaaaggaTGAGAGATTAAGATAATGCGCTCCATATGACCAAAAATATGTGGACATCGCCGACCACATGCGTTTGAACAGTTCAAAGAAAACTCAAACAAGTGGCATATTgcgtttgcacacattttaacccaatatgatctcaagcgggtcagatcagtaaagtaatagcgcaaaaatctgtaaataataatgacaactccaaacttttctctttgttttaatgccaaAAGTTCaaatacattatgaaaaggcTAATATTTACAagataataaaatgtaaataacttgaacaacctggaatttcttaagaagaGTAaaatgcctcagcttatcatttacgcatgtgcattcCAACTCACAGGTCACAGTGGGTcttcaaagacacaaaacatttagtaacaggcataacactgttaaaactgcatttatttttcttgagaaatttcaagttgtttagGTTATTCTCCTTTTTGTCAAAGGATtgattgtaaatgttaacattttcatcatgtaattctactttttttacactgaaacaaagacaaaacctttgatttctcattatttaaaggtttttgGTCTATTATTTTGCTAGTCTGACTGCTTGCTTTAGCTcacattgggttgtatgtggtccctgaattgactgttaatattttcactttgcaaattcctcctgaaggctggattggaccctttggtgccATTTTGGCCCGCAGACcctatatttgacacccctgatctaagcaTATTATAGCAGCTCCACTAATTaatagctgcagaaaaagaaagtGCCCTTTCTTGCCTCAATTCACATGAGGTTGGTGTGAAAGAACTTCACTGTCCTGCACCTGTTGAGACCTGTACTATAGCCTCCTTTATGTTTTTTCTCCCTGAAGGACTTCATCTGCTCCAGATGTGAGTCGGGTTTCATTGAGGAGGTAGAAGAAGACTCCAGGTACAGTTCACATGTCATTTTTTATCTGATAAAACTGTAAATGTGTGAAAATATCTCACATTTTGCTCTTCAGTCTCTTGCAGGACAGTACATCAGCAGCCAGTGAGGAGTCAAACTCCTTGTTCTCAGAAGTATGTCCtcacaccattaaaaaaaacacgcCTTCTTTTCTGTCCCAGCCtttgacatgtttcttttctttttcacctACAAGTTATGGCAGCTGCTGTTCATGGAGCGCTCCGCTCTGCTGTCACATCCGCCATCTTCAGAGTCAAACCCGAACGACAGCGAGCAGGACTCTGCAGGTCAGAGCCTTCCTTCTCCACTGTCTTCAGAAGCTGCTGAGGTTAGAGAAGAGGTCAGAGAACCAGAGTCGTCTTCTCTGCCTGAACTAGAGAGGTCATCCCGTCCTGAGCAAAGGCCAGCAGTGGAAGGGTGTGTGGACATGGTACACCTGAATATCAGTGTGCTTCTAACACTTGAGTGTGCATGAGCtgttaatacaggggtgtcaaactcattttagttcaggggccacatacagtccagtatgacctcaagtgggctggaccagtaaaataatgatcaaaatgatttataaatagtaacaactccaaatttttctctttgtttagagcaaaaatgtaaacataagttatgaaaatgtttacatttacaaacatgtgaataacctgaatgaccgtgaacaaccttaaatgtagaaaaataagtgcaattttaacaatattatgcttcaacttatcatttacgcatctgcattacagatcacagtggatctacaaaggcacaaaacatttagtaacaggtataatattgttaaaattttgtagTTTGGAatttgggtttgtcattatttgaaggttattatgctcttatttaCTTGTCTGACCCTCTTGAGCTCAAATTGGTCtgtgtgtgacccctgaacttaaatgagtttgacacccctgactgtcagtgtcttcagtgtaattttgcacttcacaaattcatcctgtgggctagattggaaactttggcagaTCGTGGCAGACTGATTTTGGCCCattggctgtatgtttgacacccctgctttaatatCTTATCTAGTTACAGTAATATTTTCTGCTATACCCTGAGAAAAACATCAAATGACTTCTATGTGACTATGCAGTTACTGAACATCATCATTAAACTGTTCTACAACTACAAGTTTACTTTTACTATAAATACAAAGGTTAACAAGGATATTTGCACTGATTGTGTGTGAGAGAAACATGAAATTAATGAGTTTCCAATCATAACTTCTTTCTCTAATTTTAACAGAGCAACCATTTGACTTAGCAGGAGTTACACAACTGTTGCTTAATAATGACACTAGAGTAATTTACTCAAAAGCACGTTAATGTATATTGCATCTGTTTTTGTCCTTTCAAGGATCGTGCAGCAGTTCTTGACTGGCCTGTTTGCGAACAACGGAAACCCTGGTGCTGCACCAGCCGCACTGTAACTGCTTTTTCATTTTTGATTCTCATCATTCACTTTTGATTTCAGCTAACCTTGTCTGACcccctttttttcatttttcttttcgcATTCTTGTAGATCTAGTATGCTTCAGTTGCACTCAAACCCAGCAGATTATGCTTGGGGTCAGGGAGGTCTGGACGCTGTCATAACAGAGGTCAGTGATGTAAAAGCAGTTGTGATATCCTTtcttttttacacttttctcAGTATTTTGGAAAGACATTGAAATTAATGAAACTATTTGCCATTTTCAAGTATGCTATTGTCTGTAATAATTCAGTCATAAACCTGTTAGtgttttctattcttttttagGACTGTCTTTGTTTTCCTCTGTGACCCCCTTCTCTCCACCCATATATCCATTCTCTTTGTCTGTTGTCCCACTTCCCTAGTTGTTGGGACAGCTAGAAAACACAGGTCCACCCCCTGCAGAAAAGGAGATGATCTCATCCCTGCCAACAGTCTGCATCTCTCAAGAACAGACAGGTGGGAATCCCAGTATGGGGAACTACACACTGGATGGCTTTGTATCAGGACAAAACTTCTCATGTTGATTCATTGAATGGTGGGAGATGTATTTAGATCTtttgcttaaaggagtgatatttagcttttctaaatggaattatgcatttttaaacatttccctgtggtctacatacactgtaaatgctatgcttaggtctgaattcgtcattaattaaactccacaggtccatcttcaaccatatttttgagtaatgacatgagaaaggtcgtttttagcgctggccctttaaatacaaatgagcacttcaggccccgccccctccaggttgttgtgcGCTCTGTCctattcagccacttgagttcgttaatacaaccaacaactgaatattttaggtaatcggctcaagtttggacatattttcaggatggactacaaccgctggtgCTGACAaccaattatgtcgtactctgaaaaatgtttgtcggaaatcttgaccttatatgtgcaaatgttgtgatgtaactagttataaaacataacaaattaagaaggaattaaaagaggttgtagaaatccacttgatttttgtcggaataaatttaaagatagctttgtagcacctggagggttcaaatttaaactttatgaactattagggttcaaatacacaaataaatttaccaaagactaataaaagtgggtttagcaaagtatGACTCCTTTAAATACTAATACCACAATATAAAAGTATTACCAGTAAAATGTACAtaaagtggttctatgtagtattgatattccaaactctcaacagctgGGGGAGGTCACGTACCACAACACACTTAAGGCTACCAATACCACCACTGAGTCAACACTATATatacacagactgtatcactcactggatATAGGTATAAAGCTATTTTTTTTccgcacacatctgtattatgttaTCATCAAGTtgtcttcttcaaactaaaactcacagctGCTTATTTTGATAGTCGGTCAaaatgtcttataatcttcatgtactgcatcagctgatagtttacattatagctctgttagcttagccctgtttgTTGACCTGAAAccaccacagtaaaaccacaaatcacctctgtttactgtccagtttgtgttgtcagtagctgaactaaagatctgtttggaatcgtccaatcaaggtcagaactgtcagtttagtctgaaccgtgaatcaacaaacagcaacttagctaAGATGAtaatatcacataataactttataccttcataaacctcagaatcaaactcacccatgtagaagaaatgctgccatttcatcatcaaactccagtcTTTTTCTtttgagctgtgtccagtggagaaaacacccACAGtgattctagcttttatcacttcgTCACCTTCTTTGACCTTAAacattgtttcttaatggttctcatcccatctggtcactttctgatgctttggtcaaaggtcctGTGGCGTTCGTTTtcgtcaccatgggagaccagcagagtgactcactactccctctagtggtcacataaatccataaATAAGTCTTAATAAGttcagttcatatctgtacaatccaGTACACTggtatctttggcagaacttcagagcccTTTATTTTAAACACTGTAGTGGTGCTTTTAGGTCCGGTTTGAATGTTTTATCCTCCTAAAACCaaactatgggttttctgtccatgtttgtggacaagagtttcacagctttatacagaaaaaaacaaacatgcaaataactgtccatcacaaaggacattccataaagaaaaaaaaaaaatctgaaatgtatcatgatgtttctaatacaGGCaattgtttaattaaaaaaagccaaaacttgtactttcctgacatttcgtgggtctcaggaggttaaagtgaaaatactACATATGGCCACTTTTAAGAATGAAACATAGACAGTGATTGTGCCGTAAAATGGTTTGTGTCAGTACTTTATTATGCATATTAAGTTTTTGACTCTTATTACTGCTGATTTAATGTTGGTACTGCATTTTACAACTTTAGATGTTTAATGTTGAGCTCATTTTAACAACTTTATATGCTGTTAGATGCTGTTAAATTTACATAATGCATAATATTCTGAGAGATCACCACACTGCTGTTGCATCAGTGAGGACCTATCTCTAAAAAGTACAGTTTTATTCCTGATTGAATCAAAATCATTTCTAAAAGAGGTTATTAAATCaagaaggagttttttttttttcaacctatgACGAAACACTAATTGCTTGAGTTTAGTTTGACTTTAGAAATGAACACGCTTGGAGATACTTAATCTTTACTAACAAGAAGTAACAACTGACTGAACAAGAAGTAAAATCAGATATTATATATTTCCACTAATGTGAAGACAAACGTAGTAAAGTATAACTCTGTGTCaaatggaaatattcaagtaCAATCTTGTCTTCATGTCAGACGTGTGGTTTTTATAATGAATTTTCTATTTAAAAGCATTGTTGAACTGTACAATTACTCAACCGCAGGATTTATTTACTCAGCTTTTCCACTTCTTCCTTTTCTAATCCTATCATTCATCTTTTCTCCTACCTTATATTATTTTAACTTTCCCTTTCCTctgtacatttttcttcagttccttATGACTTTTCTTTCCTCCTCATATTTGTCCTGTCCTTCAGTGTTTCCTCTCAACCTTGTTATTGTAACGGGCAAAGACAATTATTACTAAAGACTGTAGCTGTTCACATCAGTAAGTCAAAAATACCTACTAAAACAAACAACACTTCCAAAAACGGGGATCTTGAAAGTTCCAGTAAGTTACTAGACATTTAATATCTGATTTTACTTCTTATTAAGTCTTCAGAAAGTACATTGAAGTTGGTGTTGTCTATTGAACTGGGACACGACATATAACCGCATTATATATTTCTAAAGATATAATGACTGGTCTTCATGTATCTGCATCTCATGTATGTTTGTGTTCTTCTGTCTCAGACTGCAGACTTGAGTGTCCAGTATGTAGAGAGGAGTACTCATTGGGGGAATCTGTCAGGAAGCTACCCTGCCTCCATTACTTCCATAGTGAATGTATAGTGCCTTGGCTGGAGCTGGTAAGTGCACTA
This DNA window, taken from Sphaeramia orbicularis chromosome 11, fSphaOr1.1, whole genome shotgun sequence, encodes the following:
- the rnf115b gene encoding E3 ubiquitin-protein ligase RNF115, which produces MAEAAETPQHRFFCHCCKCETNPKLPDFICSRCESGFIEEVEEDSSLLQDSTSAASEESNSLFSELWQLLFMERSALLSHPPSSESNPNDSEQDSAGQSLPSPLSSEAAEVREEVREPESSSLPELERSSRPEQRPAVEGIVQQFLTGLFANNGNPGAAPAALSSMLQLHSNPADYAWGQGGLDAVITELLGQLENTGPPPAEKEMISSLPTVCISQEQTDCRLECPVCREEYSLGESVRKLPCLHYFHSECIVPWLELHDTCPVCRKSLDGVDNSLLPTSEPPESRSIRTEQQERQAI
- the scamp3 gene encoding secretory carrier-associated membrane protein 3 — translated: MSKYTSFPEPMDDHNPFQDPAVTQHSSNTGYATLDLYNPFDNTTGPPPPYEATSPSAPPVPAQTPPSRTTPTEPRNYGSYNTQTAVNATTAELLKKQEELEKKARELERRERELESHSLGPGASRQNNWPPLPSFCPVGPCFYQDINVEISQRFQRTVTFMYYFWMFCTCNLFLNLISSLARFCVDPSGGVGLGLAILWALLFTPCSFVCWYRPVYKAFRSDSSFNFFVFFFVFFAQAVVFVIMTIGIPGWGFSGWIVSLAALKTSVPVGAIMMINAILFTAQTAMGIFMLKKVHNLYRQTDASFQKAQAEFATGVMSNQAVRQAAANAASSAASNAAQGAFTAPR